GGACCGCGGCGTGAACGTGCGTTCCGAGAAGACCAAGCGCGTGAGGGAGATCTTCGAGGCGTTCGGGGTCGAAGACCCTGAGCACCTCGAGCTTGCCCCTCAGAATTCATAAGGCATGTAGCTCAATTCCGGGGATTTCGGCATAAACGGCAGATGATCTGTCCGAAATTACTGAAACCCGCGTTTGACACATAGGGCTCTTTTTCAGAATATGGCGTGAGCTTCAGCGATAGCGATCCTGTCGATACTGGGCAAAGATAGAATAGGCCTTTCGATAGTTCTTAGTCGCCAAACCACAAACAGGCCGAAAGGCCGTCTTTATCATCAGAATCGAATCCTTTAATCTTGCGGTCCGAGGTCTGTTTTGTTTGGCGGGAAAAGAGAGAAAATGTCCCGTAAGAGAAGCAGACTGCATGTGAAGATACCGGCACCGAACGAAAATGTGACGATGATCGCGGGCAACAAGGTCCTTGCGGAATCCGTGTTCCGGGAGATGGGTTTGGACGTGTTCCTAAACGGATTGAAACGGTCTCAGGGCAACTCCGTTGCAGCTGAGACGATTGCTCTGGTAGCGAACTCAGTGGAGATGACGGGATTATCCGTGAACCGTTTGGATAGGTTGCTGAACAATGACGTGATCCGTGCGGAGTACGGACTGGACGCCAACGCGCCCAGGTCCGTGTACCGCACCGTCGAACGTCTGGGGAGGAACAGCGATTCCATCGTCTCATTCCTAGGACGCGTACTGAAGTCGAGATACGGGGTGAAGATGGACACCGTCTTCATGGATTGGACCTCGATGTACTTCGAAGCACCACAGAAAGGTGTGGTCCGCGTAGGGTATTCGAGGGACCACAGACCTGACAGGCCTCAGGTGACCGTTGGATTGAGCATGGACCGCGATTCGGGGATGCCTGTAGGATTGACCGTGAATCCGGGGAACATACTGGATGTGACGCACTTCGACGACACGCTGAAGCAGGTCCTTCCGATACTGCCGAAGGATGCGATGATCGTCTTCGATAATGGCGCGTATTCCATGAACAACGCCAGGATGCTGGATTCCAATGGTCTCGGATTCGTGACGCGCATGCAGCTGAACGCATCGGACGATGCGTTCGTGAAGGCGCATCGTGATGAATGGATCGAAATCGACGAGGATATCTCGTTCATAAGGACCAAAGGCAACCTCGGACGTACGAGGTACATATTCAGGAACCTGAAGTTGCGTTCCGATATCCTGTACCGTTATCGCAGCAAGGCGAAGCACGACTGGGACGAGATGCAGACGATCAGGAAGAACATAGATTCGGGACGGAGGCCGCGTAAGAAGTACCGTAACTCGAATTGTTTCGTCGACACTCGATTGTCCTATCAGTTCCCCTTGGGAGGAAGGACCGAGGAGGAAGCTTTGGATATGGCCGTGGACAGGATGATGGCGGGACGCGAGGGGCTTTTCGTGCTGCTGTCGAACCGTCCGTTGACAGCTTCGGAGATACTCGACCTGTACCGTGCGAGGAACGACGTGGAGACGGCGTTCCGCGACCTCGAACACGGGATTGACTGGAGACCGGCCAGATGCACTTCCGAGGATGCGATCAGAGGACGTACCCTGATCTCGTTCCTGGCGTTGTTCTGTATGTCCATGATACGCTTTCTCTATCCCGAGTTCCGCGGGAGGACTGCAGAATCGATGTGCGAGGAGCTGAGCTCGTTCTCACTTACGGTTCTGGTGCAGAATGGGATGGAGAGAAGACGTGTTTTCAGCAATTTCGGACGCATCATCCGTCGTCTGTGGGGGCAAAAAGAGTCTGTTCCGGTGCCGAAGGCACCCGGACAGACGCTCATAGACGATATTCTCGTCTGAAGAACGCCGAGTGAGAACGCGGATCGGACGTACAATGGCGAAATCATTCAGCGAAAGCCAGGTCAAAACCTCACGTAAGTGTCAGACTCGGGCTGAAAATACGTCTTTTCTCCATGCCTTTCTGCACCAGAACTGTAAGTGAGAACGAGTTCAGCCCCTCGCACATCGATTCCGCTGTCTTTCCGCGGAACTCTGGATATAGGAAACAAACAACGGACATGCAGAACAATGCGAGAAACGATATCAGGATACGACCTCTTATGGCATCCTCGGATATGCATATAGCCGGCCTCCAATCGATTCCGTGCTTCGGGTCGCGGAACGCCGTCTCCACATCGTTCCTCGCATGATACAGATCGAGGATCTCCGAAGCTGTCAACGGACGGTTTGATAACAGCACGAAAAGTCCCTCGCGGCCTGTCATCATACTGTTCACGGCCATATCCACAGTTTCATCCTCGCTCCTTCCCCCGAAAGGGAACTGATACGATAGCTTCGTGTCATGAAACAGTTCGAATTGCGGTACTTCTTGCGCGGTCTCTTCCCGGAATCCATGTTCTTCCAGATCGTCTACATCTCGTCCCAATCGTGCTTGGCTTTCGCACGATAACGATGGAGTATGTCGGAACGCAGCTTCAGGTTCCTGAAGATGTATCTCGTCCTTCCGAGATTGCCTTTCGTCCGCATGAATGAGATATCGTCGTCGATCCTCACCCACTCGTTCCAATGAACCTTCACGAACGCATCGTCTGATGCGTTCAGCTGCATGCGCGTCACGAAACCCAAGCCCTCGGAATCCAGCAATCTTGCGTTGTTCATCGAGTACGCCCCGTTATCGAAGACTATCATAGCACCCTCCGGCAGTATCGAAAGCACTTGTTTCAGAGTGTCGTCGAAATGCGTCACGTCTAATATGTCCCCGGATTCACCGTCAGTCCTACCAGCATCCCCGAATCGCGGCACATGCTCAATCCCACGGTGACCTGGGCCTGTCCAATCTATGATCTCTGGAATAACCCACACGGAAAACGCCCTTCTGGGATGCCTCGAAGTACATCGAGGTCCGGTCCATGAAGACGGTATCCATCTTCACACTATATCTCTGTTTCAGCACACGTCCCAGAAATGCAACGATCGCATCGCTGTTCCTTCCTAGACGTTCCACGGTACGGTACACGGATTTCGGAGCATTCGCATCCAATCCATACTCTTCGCGGACGATATCGTTCTCCAGCAATCTGTCCAAACGGTTGACGGACAATCCTGTCATCTCCATCAAATTGGCGACGAGAGCGACGGTCTCGGCGGCAACGGAGTTGCCCTGAGGCCGCTTCAATCCGTCAAGGAATATATCCAAAGCCATCTCCCGGAACACGGATTCCGCAAGGATCTTGTTACCTGCGGTCATGGTGATGTTTTCGTCGGCATCGGTATCTTTTTGTGTAGTCTGCTTCTTCTACGAGACATATTCCTTCTTTTCCCGCCAAACCCCGCAGGTCGACGACCGTAATCTTAAAGGATTCGATTCCGATTGTGGAGGCGGCCTATCTGCCTGTTTGGGGTTTAGCGACTAAAACGATCCGATGGCCGCTTTTATCGTTTGTCCAGATGATGACAGGAGAGGATCGAACGCGCTTACGTTACGCGCTCACAAATTACCCTATTTGTCAAACTCGGGCTATAATCAAAATTGGAAGAAGGATGCAGTCCAAAGCGTCCTGAACTGAAATTGTTTCCTTATCACAGATGAATAGATTCCATTGGGACACATCCATCGTCCAGTATTCAGGCTAGCAATAGTTTTGCAAAAGCTCGTTGAGCTTGGGGCTAATTAGACCTAAGGCAGAGTTCTATCAGAGCTTTTTGAGGAGTTTAAAGCTTATATGATGACGTGAATATGTCGATTCGATGCAATCATATTACATCTTAAGATTATCCAGCTCCAATTTGGCCCATTTATTGCCATTGGCTACTGCCTTCTGATACCAAACTTTAGCCAACCCCATATTCTTTGTCACGCCCTTACCATCACGATACATACGGGCAAGCCTCCCCTGCATTCCAGCATTTCCTGACTCTGCAATAGGTTCACAGATGTTAAATGCTACTTTCCATTTGGTTTCATCATCAACAGACATAAGTAAATCAATACATTCTCCGGCCCAAGATTTACTATTGGATGTTGCTTTAATCATCCAAGATATAGCCAGTTCTGGATTTTTTTCTGTTCCATGGCCATCACGATACATACGGGCAAGCCTCCCCTGCATATTGGAAATGCCCTGTTCTGCGAGCGGTTTACATATTTTGAAGGCCTCATTGCATTTATCATCATCACTGGTAGAAATTAATAAATCAATAAATTCTCCTGCCCAACCTGTGTTTTTCACAACAGCTCTTCCATACCAGTACAGTGCAGCTTCAGTGTCTTTATCTGTTCCATGGCCATCACGATACATACGGGCAAGCCTGCACTGTCCAAATGGATCATTCGCGTTGGCCATATCTGTACAGATTTTAAATGCCTGTGAATAGTCATATGGTGCACCAGATTGGATTAGGATGTCAACATACTCGCGACGAGCCCAGTCAAGACCACACTCAAAGGCAACCCTCATTAGCCTGGCGGCCTCGCTGATATTTTTTTCAGTACCCTTACCATCACGATACAAACGGGCCAATCTACCATATATCTGAGGATTATTGCTTTCAGTCGAGTTTTCAAGCCTTATGAAAAGATTTTTCATTTCATCATCGGGTGCCGACTTCCACTTTTCATCAAACTCTTTAATCAGTGCAGATGCGCTCTCTTTCTTTTTATTATTGCCCCTAATTTTTTTAAGCGTTTCCATAATAGTCCTCCTTATTGTCCTTTTTTTCGGTTTCTTCTCTATAAACACAAACTGCTTATTAGCAACGATTCCTGATATACATCCACTTAAGCGTGCTTTCTTGCCAGCCAAAACCTGACCGTCGTGATATCTGTTCAATACTATGTAATAATAGGGGGACAGTTTGGCATAATGCCACCATCTGTCGGCCAATGCACATGAAAGATCCGCCCAGGGTTTTGTTTCTGCGGCATAGTGTGTTATCACTGGACGATTGTTGGCTTCATTTATTTCATTTTGAGTAAATATTTTTAATAGCTGTTCAGGTGTTTTTTCATATTTTGCAATCATACAATTGAATTTGTATGGTAAATGGAGAATGTGGTTGTAACATGCTCGATTAATCACATCCTGATCTTGAGAACGAAGTCCAAGCTTAGATAGCGCTATGAACTCTTCCTCGATACCATTTTCTCTAATTTTCTTCAGGTTAAAGATTAACATTCCAGCATTTACATATTGATCTATTGCAGGCAGTCCATTCTCAATGCAATACTGCACATTGCCGTCAGTGGCCCAATGATAACTAGCTGCCTTTACTCCAGCAATGTAATTGTCACCAAGATCGGTGAGAAAACAATCCATCAAATCCCACTCAACGGCTACATCCGAATCCATGTAAATCATTTTTTCATATTGCGGAAAAAGACTTGAGGCCATGAGCCTATAGAATGTCGGATGTGTTATATGGGGGATATTTAATTTTACATCATTGAAACAATCATCGCCCATTTTGATATATTCAATTGAGCAATTACCGTATTTAGATACTATTTCTTGGAATTTAGCATCAGTATCATAATCAAAAGTCGAAGAAGTTAGAATGAAAAAAGAATATTTCGCATCGCATCTTCTGTTCTCTAATGCGGAAAGAATAGTGATGCCAGTTTGTGGAGTATAGTTTTTATCGGTAGCTAGTATTATTGGGATATTTTTGATATGGGCCCTATTATCTAGTTGTAATCTCTCCAAAGGCTGAGCATACGGGCTAATTTTGTAATAATCGTACCACTCCTTTGCATATGGAATATCTCCATATTTCCATGGTTTATTTTTGGAGGCATAGTGGAAGATGGCCGCGTCTTTGTAGAGATCATAAAGACATGAGTAATCGACATGATATAGGGCGTTAAGGTCCTTGATGTCAAACTTGTGAGCAGAGTTCCACAGATTGACGATTAGACAGTTGTACACAATTGGTAATTCGACAATCTTGCCGTCAAATACTATATTAAATGCATCCTGATCAACAAATTTATTATTATTTAAAT
The DNA window shown above is from Methanomassiliicoccaceae archaeon and carries:
- a CDS encoding transposase is translated as MSRKRSRLHVKIPAPNENVTMIAGNKVLAESVFREMGLDVFLNGLKRSQGNSVAAETIALVANSVEMTGLSVNRLDRLLNNDVIRAEYGLDANAPRSVYRTVERLGRNSDSIVSFLGRVLKSRYGVKMDTVFMDWTSMYFEAPQKGVVRVGYSRDHRPDRPQVTVGLSMDRDSGMPVGLTVNPGNILDVTHFDDTLKQVLPILPKDAMIVFDNGAYSMNNARMLDSNGLGFVTRMQLNASDDAFVKAHRDEWIEIDEDISFIRTKGNLGRTRYIFRNLKLRSDILYRYRSKAKHDWDEMQTIRKNIDSGRRPRKKYRNSNCFVDTRLSYQFPLGGRTEEEALDMAVDRMMAGREGLFVLLSNRPLTASEILDLYRARNDVETAFRDLEHGIDWRPARCTSEDAIRGRTLISFLALFCMSMIRFLYPEFRGRTAESMCEELSSFSLTVLVQNGMERRRVFSNFGRIIRRLWGQKESVPVPKAPGQTLIDDILV
- a CDS encoding glycosyltransferase — protein: MKKYAVVFVFDDKFIGPTSAAISSLLINKAPDTEFKIYACTPGLSDVSRKIIMEFSTPKWGADVEILVVSTEKYQSIYKEYDGNTGAGSITALLKFEIPNLLDEDIALYLDSDIIVRKDISNIFSTGLTGKYAGVVRDSGIIYNNEGLRGALSNYFNSGVLLLNLDEMRKDNATMLLVNAKSDLNNNKFVDQDAFNIVFDGKIVELPIVYNCLIVNLWNSAHKFDIKDLNALYHVDYSCLYDLYKDAAIFHYASKNKPWKYGDIPYAKEWYDYYKISPYAQPLERLQLDNRAHIKNIPIILATDKNYTPQTGITILSALENRRCDAKYSFFILTSSTFDYDTDAKFQEIVSKYGNCSIEYIKMGDDCFNDVKLNIPHITHPTFYRLMASSLFPQYEKMIYMDSDVAVEWDLMDCFLTDLGDNYIAGVKAASYHWATDGNVQYCIENGLPAIDQYVNAGMLIFNLKKIRENGIEEEFIALSKLGLRSQDQDVINRACYNHILHLPYKFNCMIAKYEKTPEQLLKIFTQNEINEANNRPVITHYAAETKPWADLSCALADRWWHYAKLSPYYYIVLNRYHDGQVLAGKKARLSGCISGIVANKQFVFIEKKPKKRTIRRTIMETLKKIRGNNKKKESASALIKEFDEKWKSAPDDEMKNLFIRLENSTESNNPQIYGRLARLYRDGKGTEKNISEAARLMRVAFECGLDWARREYVDILIQSGAPYDYSQAFKICTDMANANDPFGQCRLARMYRDGHGTDKDTEAALYWYGRAVVKNTGWAGEFIDLLISTSDDDKCNEAFKICKPLAEQGISNMQGRLARMYRDGHGTEKNPELAISWMIKATSNSKSWAGECIDLLMSVDDETKWKVAFNICEPIAESGNAGMQGRLARMYRDGKGVTKNMGLAKVWYQKAVANGNKWAKLELDNLKM